A single Methanocalculus alkaliphilus DNA region contains:
- a CDS encoding argininosuccinate synthase, with the protein MSEKTVVLSFSGGLDTSICVPLLKERYGFDRVVTVAVDVGQPQAEVTMATEKGKLIADTHYTIDATRKFVANHIFPAIKANGAYEGYPMGTALARPLIAEETVAIAKKEGATAIAHGCTGKGNDQLRFDFIFRMHGYEIIAPMREMNLTREWEIEYAQKHNIPVPVVKDKPWSIDENIWSRSIEGGKLEDPAYHPPDEIFHWTIAPQDAPDTPEDITIEFKEGVPVALNGEEMDGVSLIIRLNEIAGRHGIGRNDMVEDRILGLKARENYEHPAATVILTAHKDLERLVLTRQELAFKHGVDDKWSELAYMGLVHEPLYHALNAFIDTTQMRVNGSVDLRLYKGGVHIRGRSSPDAIYSDDLVSFDSTTLDQSHAVGYSVFFGLQARMMKK; encoded by the coding sequence ATGTCAGAGAAGACCGTTGTACTATCATTTTCGGGAGGACTGGATACCTCCATCTGTGTTCCGCTTTTAAAGGAGCGATACGGGTTTGATCGCGTCGTCACCGTCGCCGTCGATGTCGGCCAGCCACAAGCAGAAGTCACAATGGCAACAGAGAAGGGAAAGCTCATCGCTGATACGCATTATACCATCGATGCAACCCGGAAATTTGTTGCAAACCACATATTCCCTGCCATTAAGGCAAACGGGGCATATGAGGGCTATCCGATGGGAACAGCACTTGCACGCCCACTGATAGCCGAAGAGACTGTCGCCATCGCAAAAAAGGAAGGCGCAACCGCCATCGCTCACGGATGTACGGGAAAGGGGAATGATCAGCTCAGGTTCGACTTCATCTTCAGGATGCATGGATATGAGATTATCGCACCGATGCGTGAGATGAATCTCACCCGGGAGTGGGAGATTGAGTATGCACAGAAACACAACATACCTGTTCCTGTCGTGAAGGATAAACCCTGGAGTATCGACGAAAATATCTGGAGCCGGAGTATTGAGGGTGGAAAGCTTGAGGATCCCGCCTATCATCCACCTGATGAGATCTTCCACTGGACTATAGCACCTCAGGACGCACCTGATACCCCCGAAGATATCACAATCGAATTTAAAGAAGGAGTCCCCGTCGCCTTAAATGGTGAGGAGATGGATGGTGTCTCGCTCATCATTCGTCTGAATGAGATAGCAGGCAGACATGGTATCGGAAGAAACGATATGGTGGAGGATCGGATCCTTGGGCTGAAAGCAAGGGAGAACTACGAACACCCTGCCGCGACGGTGATCCTCACTGCCCATAAAGATCTCGAACGGCTTGTCCTGACCCGGCAGGAACTTGCATTCAAGCATGGTGTCGATGATAAGTGGTCTGAGCTTGCCTATATGGGTCTTGTCCATGAGCCACTGTACCATGCGTTAAACGCCTTTATCGATACAACACAGATGCGTGTCAATGGATCAGTTGATCTCCGGCTCTATAAAGGCGGGGTTCATATACGAGGACGGTCATCACCTGATGCCATCTACTCTGATGATCTGGTGTCCTTTGACAGTACAACGCTTGATCAGTCTCATGCGGTTGGCTATTCGGTATTCTTCGGCCTCCAGGCCCGGATGATGAAGAAATAA
- a CDS encoding pyridoxamine 5'-phosphate oxidase family protein, translating into MVQIDQKLKDAIAEVKILPLATASRDGIPNVVPMGSIWVIDEETIWIADNFMKKTLENVLENPHAALYVWSQSVGGCVQIKCDVTVEQSGENVGKMRAILHEKKPNLSGKSLLILKVKEIYECAPGPKAGELLG; encoded by the coding sequence ATGGTACAGATTGATCAGAAGCTGAAGGACGCAATTGCAGAGGTGAAGATTCTTCCTCTCGCAACAGCATCCAGAGATGGAATTCCAAATGTTGTCCCCATGGGAAGCATATGGGTCATTGATGAAGAGACCATCTGGATTGCAGATAATTTTATGAAGAAGACTCTTGAGAATGTCCTTGAGAACCCACATGCGGCACTTTATGTCTGGAGCCAGAGTGTTGGAGGCTGTGTCCAGATCAAGTGTGATGTCACTGTTGAACAGAGTGGTGAGAATGTCGGGAAAATGCGGGCAATTCTCCATGAGAAGAAACCAAACCTCTCAGGGAAATCGCTCCTTATTCTGAAGGTAAAAGAGATATATGAGTGTGCCCCGGGCCCGAAGGCAGGGGAACTCCTCGGTTAA
- the ade gene encoding adenine deaminase has protein sequence MIEDPLQADLVIHNARIFNPFTCEWDDETLAVRDGVVLGHGSEYTGSEEMDLGGARIVPGLIDAHVHIESSLLTPAEFGRLVLSHGTTTVVADPHEIANVAGIRGIRAMMDDAERTPLDIFFMLPSCVPATPLDSSGAVLSADDLSPLRSDRRVIGLGEMMNVPGVLCGDPEVLKKIALSTIVDGHAPLLQGASLDQYIRSGIQSDHECITSREAEEKLRKGMYIFMREGAAARNLRDLAPIANCRTAPRCAFATDDRHADMLMDAGSIDDCIRIAMDSGMDEEVALRMATLTPAERFGLHDRGALAPGRIADFVVLDPTPVFQVGRVFKRGKEIRGSTYTPPAPFRTEFSCTLPEKPDLTIHGTGPARVIAIIPGQITTSEEIHDIIGENLPDAHNDILKAVVCDRYLRQGFGLGLVRGFGLTSGALAISVSHDSHNIVAVGADDADIISAIRVVATHNGAMAVVAGEKKTVLPLPYGGIMSDAPYPEVITKLRELEREAESSGAIENPFMYLSFLALTVIPELRLTERGLFDQRIFSDIDLFLNT, from the coding sequence ATGATCGAAGACCCGTTACAGGCAGATCTTGTCATACACAATGCCCGGATCTTCAACCCCTTCACCTGCGAATGGGATGACGAGACACTGGCAGTTCGCGATGGCGTTGTCCTCGGGCATGGATCCGAATATACAGGATCGGAAGAGATGGATCTTGGGGGTGCAAGAATCGTGCCCGGGCTGATTGATGCCCATGTCCATATCGAGAGTTCACTCCTTACACCTGCGGAGTTTGGCCGTCTTGTACTTTCTCATGGTACAACCACGGTGGTCGCTGATCCCCATGAGATCGCAAATGTTGCAGGCATCCGGGGAATCCGGGCAATGATGGATGATGCGGAGAGGACACCCCTTGATATCTTCTTCATGCTCCCCTCCTGCGTTCCAGCGACACCCCTCGACTCCTCAGGCGCTGTACTCAGCGCAGACGATCTTTCACCCCTTCGATCAGATAGACGGGTGATCGGCCTTGGTGAGATGATGAATGTACCGGGCGTCCTCTGTGGAGATCCGGAGGTCCTCAAGAAGATTGCCCTCTCAACCATTGTTGATGGGCATGCCCCCCTGCTCCAAGGGGCTTCGCTTGACCAGTATATCAGATCGGGTATCCAGAGCGATCATGAATGCATCACATCCCGGGAGGCAGAAGAGAAGCTTCGGAAAGGTATGTATATCTTCATGAGGGAAGGCGCAGCTGCACGGAACCTCCGGGATCTGGCACCAATAGCAAACTGCAGGACAGCACCCAGATGCGCATTTGCAACCGATGACCGTCATGCCGATATGCTGATGGATGCCGGATCAATCGATGACTGCATCCGAATCGCAATGGATAGCGGTATGGATGAGGAGGTGGCACTCAGAATGGCGACACTGACCCCGGCAGAACGATTCGGACTGCATGATCGGGGCGCTCTTGCACCAGGCCGGATTGCGGATTTTGTTGTTTTGGATCCGACTCCGGTCTTTCAGGTGGGAAGAGTATTCAAACGAGGGAAAGAGATCAGGGGTAGTACCTATACACCACCGGCTCCATTCAGGACCGAGTTCTCCTGCACCCTGCCTGAGAAGCCGGATCTGACTATCCACGGAACAGGACCTGCACGTGTCATCGCCATCATCCCCGGACAGATTACAACCAGTGAGGAGATCCATGATATCATCGGTGAAAATCTTCCGGATGCCCATAATGATATTCTCAAGGCTGTCGTCTGTGATCGATATCTCCGGCAGGGTTTCGGGCTTGGGCTTGTCCGTGGATTCGGGCTCACATCCGGTGCCCTCGCTATCAGTGTCTCACATGACTCCCATAATATTGTAGCGGTCGGTGCAGATGATGCGGATATCATATCTGCAATCAGGGTTGTTGCCACCCATAACGGTGCGATGGCCGTTGTGGCGGGGGAAAAGAAGACCGTCCTCCCTCTTCCCTATGGTGGTATCATGTCGGATGCCCCCTATCCCGAGGTGATTACAAAGCTCAGGGAACTGGAGAGAGAGGCTGAATCATCTGGTGCCATTGAAAATCCCTTTATGTACCTCTCATTCCTTGCACTGACGGTTATTCCTGAACTGCGGCTGACGGAGCGGGGCCTTTTTGATCAGAGGATCTTCTCGGATATTGATCTCTTCCTGAATACCTGA
- a CDS encoding CheR family methyltransferase yields the protein MMIEIMDDLKQIKNLIEKTIGVRCSNYKEEYIKRRLLSRMRTTGTGTYDDYTRYLNNNPDEWELLRNALTINVTEFFRDAEVFEIIRKEIIPKILNDHGRIRIWCAGCSSGEEPYSLAMILSELTTRKGGVSGTIYATDIDEKILQKAKDGIYEAKSMDKLGSAAIRRHFTELPDGRFQVKQHLKDMIHFRKHDLMSGIPGARYVDMVTCRNVTIYFTEQQKNDLARTFHTALNSGGYYVMGKTEYLGREVEGLFSQYNTLQKILIKNDV from the coding sequence ATGATGATAGAAATCATGGATGATCTAAAACAGATAAAAAATTTAATAGAAAAGACCATCGGGGTACGATGCTCAAATTATAAAGAAGAGTATATCAAAAGGCGGCTCCTCTCCCGCATGCGGACGACCGGAACCGGTACTTATGACGATTATACCCGTTACCTCAATAATAATCCTGATGAATGGGAGCTCCTCAGAAATGCATTAACAATTAATGTTACCGAGTTTTTCAGGGATGCTGAAGTATTTGAGATTATCAGAAAAGAGATCATACCAAAGATTCTCAACGATCATGGTCGCATACGTATCTGGTGTGCCGGGTGTTCCTCAGGTGAGGAGCCATACTCCCTTGCGATGATCCTCTCTGAGCTGACAACAAGGAAGGGGGGCGTCAGTGGTACGATTTATGCAACCGATATTGACGAGAAGATCCTCCAGAAAGCAAAGGATGGAATATATGAAGCTAAATCAATGGATAAACTCGGATCCGCTGCTATTCGCCGTCACTTTACCGAGCTCCCCGATGGACGGTTTCAGGTGAAGCAGCATCTCAAGGATATGATTCATTTCCGCAAACATGATCTCATGAGTGGAATCCCGGGCGCACGGTATGTGGATATGGTTACCTGCAGGAATGTTACCATCTATTTTACTGAACAACAGAAGAACGATCTCGCACGTACCTTTCATACCGCACTGAATAGCGGGGGGTATTATGTTATGGGAAAGACTGAGTATCTGGGCCGTGAGGTTGAAGGGCTCTTCTCCCAGTATAATACCCTCCAGAAGATCCTCATAAAAAATGATGTTTAG
- a CDS encoding DUF2937 family protein, which yields MKKDDLIIFAAGLIVVLIISILANQPGIQIPGFVDHSGEKDESQISPLIFQEFAQQEPKPPVYETFSIQLVENPFHYPRIYLPQQSDRWREGSFTRTEGDGSSILPLFGTAPYGTARFADDRVSEWITIGTLEQRRGGISTVFTVPTDQAWRIRIEVTAERFSDRATFRYALCDAESGAILDGGVITGPGERTSVVFTTGREMYFIINQQNVDLYRIYLDIQK from the coding sequence ATGAAAAAAGATGATCTTATCATCTTCGCTGCAGGACTCATCGTTGTTCTGATCATCAGCATTCTGGCGAACCAGCCTGGCATTCAGATACCCGGATTTGTCGATCATTCAGGAGAGAAGGATGAAAGTCAAATCTCCCCATTGATTTTTCAGGAGTTTGCACAACAAGAACCAAAGCCTCCGGTTTATGAAACCTTTTCAATCCAGCTGGTAGAAAATCCATTTCATTATCCACGCATCTATCTTCCACAGCAGTCTGATCGCTGGAGGGAGGGATCGTTTACGAGAACTGAAGGAGATGGCAGTTCAATTCTCCCGCTCTTTGGAACTGCGCCTTACGGTACTGCACGCTTTGCTGATGACCGGGTATCCGAATGGATCACCATAGGAACCCTGGAGCAGAGGCGGGGTGGAATATCAACAGTATTTACCGTACCGACAGATCAGGCATGGAGGATCCGTATTGAGGTGACAGCTGAACGCTTTTCGGATCGTGCCACCTTCAGATATGCACTCTGTGACGCCGAATCCGGTGCAATACTTGATGGTGGAGTGATAACGGGACCTGGAGAGCGGACAAGTGTTGTCTTTACAACCGGAAGGGAGATGTACTTCATCATCAACCAGCAGAACGTCGATCTCTACAGGATATACCTTGATATCCAAAAATAA
- a CDS encoding DUF7123 family protein, with translation MTVPESIRDRYNDTQDRILKYLRGGVQKGRHFFKSKYIAHDLGLSSKEVGTNLAILSEICDDLEIKRWSYSNSTTWMVTPRAI, from the coding sequence ATGACTGTACCAGAAAGCATCCGTGACAGGTATAATGATACGCAGGACAGGATTCTGAAATATCTGCGTGGGGGCGTCCAGAAAGGCCGACACTTTTTCAAATCCAAGTATATCGCACATGATCTCGGTCTCTCTTCAAAGGAAGTGGGAACCAACCTTGCCATCCTCTCGGAGATCTGTGATGATCTGGAGATTAAACGCTGGAGTTATTCAAACAGTACAACCTGGATGGTCACGCCGCGAGCCATATAA
- a CDS encoding DHH family phosphoesterase, translating to MANNREIVYKLGPGCEVEDVQEGNIYLGKVQGFANFGTFVQLNNSIKGLIHKSNALTQHNERADILVMVVQVRPNGNIDLREVLLEEYTTELVSRQVKTTQLTDLKGRIGRRVTIEGELGQVKQTSGPTIFTIIDETGSESAAAFIEAGVRAYPEANTGDIVRVSGEVMKRNNQLQIEVSSLEVLKGEAAEIVKGRIEEALSIRSEPADNSFLVESEVLTRLRPEMRKLAKIIRRAVFTQQPIILRHHADADGICAASAIETAVVSLLREHGNDSDAEFYLFKRSPSKAPFYEIEDITRDLDFMLKDAVRFGQKLPLIFLMDNGSTEEDMPAYKIAQVYDLDIVVADHHHPDEIVDQFLKAHVNPYHANGDFGLTAGMIGTELARMINPDIEDRIRHLPAIAGVGDRSESTELPQYLALVEENYSVEDCKKIALALDYQQFWLRFNDGREIVRDILNLNNNPMRHKRLISLLVEEATAAIEEQVRTLMPHVEARQLASGANLFIADVEMYAHRFTFPPPGKTSGEIHDILCKKHEGEPVVTLGLGPDFAVLRSRGVMMNIPRMVRELRDEISGGGVNGGGHLVVGSIKFVEGMRATVIEALIAKISEAPVA from the coding sequence ATGGCAAATAATAGAGAAATTGTTTATAAACTCGGCCCTGGATGTGAGGTTGAGGATGTACAGGAGGGGAACATTTACCTTGGAAAAGTCCAGGGTTTTGCAAACTTTGGAACCTTCGTCCAGTTGAATAACTCCATCAAAGGGTTGATCCATAAAAGTAATGCGCTGACACAACACAACGAGCGGGCTGATATCCTCGTGATGGTTGTACAGGTCCGCCCAAATGGAAATATCGATCTCCGTGAAGTTCTTCTTGAGGAATACACGACAGAGCTTGTAAGCAGACAGGTAAAAACAACACAGCTGACTGATCTGAAGGGGCGGATCGGCCGGCGTGTCACCATCGAAGGCGAGCTTGGCCAGGTTAAGCAGACGAGTGGCCCCACCATCTTTACCATCATCGATGAAACCGGAAGTGAGAGCGCGGCTGCCTTCATCGAGGCCGGTGTTCGTGCATACCCTGAGGCTAATACAGGTGACATCGTCCGCGTCTCCGGAGAGGTGATGAAGAGGAACAACCAGCTTCAGATTGAGGTCTCAAGCCTTGAGGTTCTGAAAGGCGAGGCTGCAGAGATTGTGAAGGGTCGAATCGAAGAAGCACTGAGCATCCGTTCCGAACCTGCGGACAATTCATTCCTCGTTGAGAGTGAGGTGCTCACCAGGCTCAGACCGGAGATGCGCAAGCTTGCAAAGATCATCAGGCGGGCAGTATTTACTCAGCAGCCGATCATTCTGCGACACCATGCTGATGCTGACGGTATCTGTGCCGCATCAGCAATTGAGACTGCGGTCGTCTCCCTCCTTCGTGAGCATGGCAATGACTCAGATGCCGAGTTCTATCTCTTTAAACGCTCACCTTCAAAGGCACCGTTCTACGAGATTGAGGATATCACAAGAGATCTCGACTTTATGCTAAAAGATGCGGTCCGATTTGGCCAGAAACTCCCCCTCATCTTCCTGATGGATAATGGTTCAACCGAAGAGGATATGCCTGCATATAAGATTGCACAGGTATATGACCTTGATATCGTTGTTGCTGATCATCACCACCCTGATGAGATCGTCGATCAGTTCCTAAAGGCCCATGTCAACCCGTACCATGCCAACGGAGACTTTGGATTAACAGCAGGAATGATCGGCACCGAGCTGGCAAGAATGATCAATCCGGACATTGAAGATCGCATCCGCCATCTTCCGGCCATTGCTGGTGTCGGGGACAGGAGTGAGTCCACCGAACTTCCACAGTATCTCGCACTTGTTGAAGAAAACTATTCTGTTGAGGATTGTAAAAAGATTGCACTCGCTCTTGATTATCAGCAGTTCTGGCTCAGGTTTAATGACGGGCGTGAGATCGTCAGGGATATTCTGAATCTGAATAACAATCCAATGCGGCATAAAAGGCTTATCTCCCTCCTCGTCGAGGAGGCAACAGCTGCAATCGAAGAGCAGGTCAGAACCCTTATGCCTCATGTTGAAGCACGGCAGCTCGCATCGGGAGCCAATCTGTTCATCGCTGATGTTGAGATGTATGCACACCGGTTCACCTTCCCCCCACCGGGGAAGACATCAGGAGAGATACATGATATCCTCTGTAAAAAACATGAAGGAGAGCCTGTCGTCACCCTTGGCCTTGGACCAGACTTTGCAGTCCTCCGTTCACGCGGCGTGATGATGAATATCCCAAGGATGGTTCGGGAGCTGCGTGATGAGATCTCCGGCGGGGGGGTAAACGGTGGAGGACACCTTGTCGTCGGCAGCATCAAGTTTGTGGAGGGCATGCGGGCGACTGTCATCGAAGCGTTGATCGCAAAGATATCGGAAGCCCCGGTCGCCTGA
- a CDS encoding potassium channel family protein, giving the protein MPDTVDNEDMFDLDRQPVNFKDVLIEMKDVSELMVDLAYSAILFESKEIAREVVNLEESMNRLLYQARITSILGARRMEEAESMSGLLQIAEGAERISNAASDIANVILKGIQIPIRMRRALPEAEEVTVRIEVLESSDLTAALLGDIRLQSTTGMRIIAIRRGRLWIYDPDKNTRLERGDVLIAKGPEDGIDPLWRLAGNALPEIDSGIGQPVDNLDRAVLLIVEMKNISELAVGLAYTALLFDSRDIAEEVFWLNERMDSMRLSLELWVLEEAKKIEPIESLRGLLHMAAFADAICSAASSIVDVIRRDIEIPPIFKKIIRESDEIISRIDVQADSFLDGKTLKEASLGAVTGMIVLAIKRGEQWIYRPKKNARLYEGDTIIAKGRRDGECRLFDLSKAEQ; this is encoded by the coding sequence GTGCCAGATACAGTAGATAATGAAGATATGTTCGACCTTGATCGTCAGCCTGTCAATTTCAAGGATGTCCTCATTGAGATGAAGGATGTCTCTGAGTTGATGGTCGATCTGGCATATTCGGCTATCCTCTTTGAGAGTAAGGAGATAGCCCGTGAAGTTGTCAACCTTGAGGAATCGATGAACCGGCTTCTCTACCAGGCCAGAATAACAAGTATTCTTGGAGCCAGGAGGATGGAGGAGGCCGAGTCGATGAGCGGTCTCCTTCAGATTGCAGAAGGTGCTGAGCGGATATCCAATGCCGCCTCAGACATTGCAAACGTCATACTGAAGGGTATTCAGATCCCAATCAGAATGCGCCGTGCCCTCCCGGAAGCAGAAGAGGTCACCGTCCGGATCGAGGTTTTGGAAAGCAGCGACCTTACCGCTGCCCTTCTGGGAGATATCCGCCTTCAGAGCACAACCGGAATGCGGATTATCGCAATTCGACGCGGGCGTCTCTGGATCTATGATCCGGATAAGAATACACGCCTTGAGCGGGGGGATGTCCTGATCGCCAAAGGGCCTGAGGATGGAATCGATCCCCTCTGGCGACTGGCAGGAAATGCCCTCCCGGAGATAGATTCAGGTATTGGCCAGCCGGTTGACAACCTTGATCGTGCCGTACTTCTGATCGTCGAGATGAAGAATATCAGTGAGCTTGCGGTCGGGCTTGCATATACTGCACTCCTCTTCGATAGCAGGGATATTGCAGAGGAGGTGTTCTGGCTCAATGAACGGATGGATTCGATGCGCCTCTCCCTTGAGCTCTGGGTTCTGGAGGAGGCAAAGAAGATTGAGCCCATCGAGAGTCTCCGGGGCCTCCTGCATATGGCCGCGTTTGCTGATGCAATCTGCAGTGCAGCTTCATCTATTGTTGATGTCATCAGACGTGATATTGAGATTCCTCCGATCTTCAAGAAGATTATTCGGGAATCAGATGAGATAATCTCCCGGATTGATGTTCAGGCAGATTCATTCCTTGATGGTAAAACCCTGAAGGAAGCTTCCCTTGGCGCAGTAACAGGCATGATCGTCCTTGCGATCAAACGCGGGGAACAATGGATCTATCGACCAAAAAAGAATGCACGGTTGTATGAGGGCGATACCATCATCGCCAAAGGACGCCGTGATGGAGAGTGTCGTTTGTTTGACCTCTCCAAGGCAGAGCAGTGA
- a CDS encoding magnesium transporter: MNQMIAGLLRRHQNFLAGLVALLLTTVFASIAGIYLGSVNEILILIPGLMILVPSSINMRGAIAGILASRLASAMHIGAFDIDYKEGSVLGDNLRATFILTVLIAAIVGLLGYIIGIAAGLDIIPVMDMILISVISGCLAGVIVTLITLIVSLATYRYSVDLDMIGAPTVTTAGDVITLPLLVITAVLVVGLPPSVRYLLLGVVVLLLILSIIGTLKGTDTVQSIIREGLPLLAPLCILGTIAGVVYTEGLEDLVATAALLILIPPFMNGCGAIGGIICSRLATGMHMGSIEPKLIPGREVFSGFGTNYIYTLTILPLMGSIAHYSALLIGLDSPGLLLMVAIATGSGLIVVTGMNLLAYMTASISFTLGYDPDNFGIPVVTSSIDLIGATVLIMMIHLVL, encoded by the coding sequence ATGAACCAAATGATAGCCGGCCTCCTTCGCAGGCATCAGAACTTCCTGGCGGGTCTCGTTGCACTTCTCCTGACGACCGTCTTCGCCTCAATAGCAGGAATCTATCTTGGTTCTGTCAATGAGATACTCATTCTCATACCGGGACTGATGATCCTCGTCCCCTCGTCCATTAACATGCGTGGGGCGATCGCCGGTATCCTTGCATCCAGGCTGGCATCTGCGATGCATATCGGTGCTTTTGATATTGACTATAAAGAAGGCTCTGTCCTTGGTGATAACCTCAGGGCAACCTTCATCCTTACTGTCCTCATCGCTGCAATCGTCGGTCTGCTTGGGTATATCATCGGTATTGCAGCCGGCCTTGATATCATCCCTGTGATGGATATGATCCTCATCTCCGTCATATCCGGCTGTCTCGCAGGGGTGATCGTCACCCTCATCACACTCATCGTCTCCCTTGCAACCTACAGGTACTCAGTCGATCTGGATATGATCGGAGCGCCAACCGTCACCACAGCGGGGGATGTCATCACCCTCCCGCTCCTTGTTATTACTGCCGTCCTCGTCGTCGGGCTTCCCCCGTCTGTCAGGTATCTCCTGCTGGGAGTCGTTGTTCTTCTCCTCATCCTCAGCATAATTGGAACGCTGAAAGGGACAGATACTGTACAGTCGATCATCAGGGAAGGTCTGCCACTTCTGGCACCCCTCTGCATCCTTGGAACCATCGCCGGTGTTGTTTACACTGAGGGGCTGGAGGACCTTGTTGCGACAGCAGCTCTTCTTATACTGATCCCTCCTTTTATGAACGGGTGTGGAGCCATCGGAGGGATCATCTGCTCCCGCCTTGCGACCGGGATGCATATGGGTTCGATTGAGCCGAAGCTGATACCTGGCCGGGAGGTATTCTCAGGATTTGGAACCAATTACATCTATACGTTAACAATACTCCCGCTGATGGGGTCCATCGCTCATTATTCGGCCCTCCTGATCGGACTTGACTCACCCGGACTGCTGCTCATGGTTGCCATTGCAACCGGGTCGGGCCTCATTGTCGTCACCGGGATGAACCTCCTCGCCTATATGACAGCCAGTATCTCCTTTACCCTCGGGTATGATCCTGATAACTTCGGCATCCCGGTGGTGACAAGCAGTATCGACCTCATCGGGGCGACTGTGCTGATCATGATGATCCACCTGGTGCTATAG
- the rnz gene encoding ribonuclease Z has translation MAGETLHVHFLGTAGALPTPQRNPSCIMIRRGSDTLLFDCGEGAQQQMMRARTGFTVDAIFISHWHADHYLGLFGLIETMGFNGRTEPLRLYGPRRIFEFLSIIRQMNQTISFPIEAGELSDGEEIQFDGYRVIAFATRHGCESYGFILREDDRPGRFDREEAIRLGIPPGPLFGRLQRGEEVTVTVDGRATTIRPDQVMGTSRPGRVVVYTSDTRPLARWPKAADDADLLIHDATFDDAEEKRSAEVYHSTAGGAGRAAALIRAGRLALVHISSRYTSTVSHIQDAERQYTGEVLLPQDCSMIEIPYRD, from the coding sequence ATAGCGGGAGAGACACTTCATGTTCACTTCCTCGGTACTGCGGGCGCCCTGCCGACACCACAGAGGAACCCGTCCTGCATCATGATCAGACGGGGCTCAGATACCCTCCTCTTCGACTGCGGCGAGGGTGCCCAGCAGCAGATGATGCGTGCCAGGACGGGCTTCACCGTTGATGCCATCTTCATCTCCCACTGGCACGCGGACCACTATCTCGGGCTCTTCGGGCTTATCGAAACGATGGGATTCAATGGGCGGACAGAGCCTCTCAGGCTCTATGGACCCCGCCGTATCTTTGAGTTCCTCTCGATCATCAGGCAGATGAACCAGACCATCTCTTTTCCAATAGAGGCGGGGGAGCTCTCGGATGGGGAGGAGATTCAGTTTGACGGCTACCGGGTGATTGCATTTGCAACCCGGCATGGGTGTGAAAGCTACGGCTTTATCCTCAGGGAGGATGATCGCCCGGGCCGGTTCGATCGGGAAGAAGCAATCAGACTGGGTATTCCGCCGGGTCCACTCTTCGGGAGGCTTCAGCGAGGGGAAGAGGTTACTGTTACTGTCGATGGTAGAGCAACCACCATCCGGCCGGATCAGGTGATGGGTACGTCACGCCCCGGCAGGGTGGTCGTCTATACCAGCGATACACGCCCTCTCGCCCGCTGGCCGAAAGCCGCAGATGATGCCGACCTTCTCATCCATGATGCTACCTTTGATGATGCAGAGGAGAAACGATCTGCCGAGGTCTACCATTCGACGGCCGGGGGAGCGGGTCGGGCTGCGGCTCTGATCCGAGCGGGCCGTCTGGCACTCGTACACATCAGTTCACGCTACACATCAACGGTTAGTCATATACAGGATGCAGAACGACAGTATACAGGAGAAGTCCTGCTTCCACAGGATTGTTCGATGATCGAGATACCATACCGGGATTGA